The Blautia obeum ATCC 29174 region ATGATTTCACCCTCGCTCTTTTTGACTTCTTCAAGAACTGCTTTCAGACGTTCCTCAAATTCGCCACGGTATTTTGCACCTGCAACAAGTGCGCCCATATCCAGTGCGAAGATTTTCTTTTCTTTAAGGCCTTCCGGCACATCACCTGCAACAATTCGCTGTGCAAGACCTTCGATAGCTGCTGTTTTACCAACACCAGGTTCACCGATCAATACCGGGTTGTTCTTGGTCTTACGGGAAAGGATTCGGATGATGTTACGGATTTCTGCATCACGGCCGATGACTGGATCCAGTTTCTGGTTTCTTGCTTTTTCGACAAGATCCTCACCATATTTATTTAAGGTGTCATAGGTTGCTTCAGGATTGTCGCTGACAACTCTCTGGTTGCCTCTTACAGTTGAAAGTGCCTGGAGAAATCTCTCTCTGGTGATTCCAAACTCGTTGAAGATTTTCTTCATGCTTGGGCTTGGCTGTGTCAGCAAGGACAGGAACAGATGCTCAACAGAAACGTATTCGTCTCCCATTGCTTTTGCTTCGTTCTCTGCGTTTACCAAAGATTTGTTCAGATACTGGCCAAATCTCAGATCACCACCGGATACTTTTACTTTTGCATCCAGCGCTTTTTTCACTGTATTGATAAAATAATCTTTATTGATCTCCATCTTTTCGATCAATTTGAGGATCAGGCTGTCTTCCTGCGTTAACAGGGCATACAGAAGATGCTCCTGCTCTACTTCCTGGTTGCCGTATTCGTAAGCAACCTTTTCAAGATCCTGAACAGCCTGTACTGATTTTTGAGTAAATTTACTGATGTTCATAGGCTCTCCTCCTTGTATATCGTAGGAAAAGGATACTGAAATTTCTTTCTGTATCCTTTGGTCATCTTTGTTATATTCGTAATATAACACATATTGTTAGCACTGTAAAGAGGTGAGTGCTAATTAATTATGAACATTCTGTGAATCCTTAAATGAAAAACTAACTTCCACCTTTAGTCTGTTTTGCTCTACATTAGGAACTGGGGGTGGAAGTTAGTCTTGCAATCGTTTATTCTATAAGAAATACCAGGGCTCCTCCCTGGTCATATCCTCCAACTACCGGAAATGGGATATTTTTATTGTATAGGAGGATTCATTTATGTCTACTAAAGCTACTGGAAACAAAAAACACCTTACCCTTGCTGATCGTGCTGCCATTGAACATGGTATCAGCCGTGGGGAAAATTTCACGCAGATTGCCTGCAGAATCAACAAGGATTCTTCTACCATTTCCAAGGAGATTCGGCGTCACCTTTTCCGGGTTCCTCATTTTCAAAACGAAACCCAGCGGAAGCGCTCAGAATGCGAGCATTTTCAGAACTGTGTAAAGCAGCATATCTGCGGGAATCAGACTTGTAATTCCTTATGCTGGAAATGCCGCCCTAAGCGCTGTTCCATGTATTGTCCTGACTTTACTCCCAGACTCTGCGAAAAGTTAAAAAAGCCCCCCTACGTGTGTAATGACTGCCCTCAGATACGCAACTGTTCCCACGACTTCTATTTCTACAGGGCCAATTATGCCAACGATATTTACAGTGAAACAAAATCTTCTTCACGGTCTGGGATTAACCAGACTCCTGAGTCCCTGGAACAGCTGGACCGTCTGGTTTCCCCTCTGCTTCTGCAGGGACAGCCTTTGTCCCATATCTTTGCTTCTAATCAGGAATCCGTCCCTTGTTCTATAAGGACCCTCTACAACTATATAGACCAGGGATACTTCACTGCAATCAACCTCGACCTTCCCCGGAAGGTCCGCTACAAAAAACGTCGGCAGGTCCGCAGAGAACCTGACAACACTGGATATAGAAAAGACAGATCCTATCAGGATTTTGAGAGATATCTGGAAAAGTTTCCAGATACAAATGTGGTGGAATTAGATGTGGTGGAAGGTGCCGGGGGAAAATCAGAACAAGTACTGTTGACCATGCTTTTCCGTAATTGTAGCCTTATGCTTATTTTTCTTATGGAGGCTGACAGGAAGGACAACGTACAAGATGTGTTTCAGCGAATATATACCCATCTGGGAGCAGAGCTATATCGAAAACTCTTTCCGGTCATTCTTACAGACAATGGTGCCTCATTCAAAGATCCAGCTATTTTTGAACGGCCTGAAGGTGAACTTCTATCCCGTGTCTTTTACTGCGATCCCATGGCTTCCTGGCAGAAGGGACGTCTGGAAAAAAATCATGAATTCATCCGTTATATTATCCCCAAAGGTACGACATTCGCAGGCTTGGACCAGGAGCAGGTAACTCTGATCACCAACCACATCAATAGCGTAGCAAGAGCCAGTTTAAACGGCTGCACCCCGTTTGAACTGGCTCTGCTGCTGATAGACAGAAAACTGCTGGACCTCTGCCAGCTGGAAAGGATTCCCGCCAACCAGGTGATCCTTAAACCATCACTCTTGAAAAAGTAACTGCAAGATCCATTTCCGGTGCTGGTTTCATAATCAGGCCGGTGGAAGTTAATTTTTCAAAAGTACTTTCAGTGGTCCCAAAATCATGCCCATCTTCCAGAAAAAGCTTTGTTTTCTGCCCTTATTATATGTTAA contains the following coding sequences:
- a CDS encoding IS30 family transposase, whose amino-acid sequence is MSTKATGNKKHLTLADRAAIEHGISRGENFTQIACRINKDSSTISKEIRRHLFRVPHFQNETQRKRSECEHFQNCVKQHICGNQTCNSLCWKCRPKRCSMYCPDFTPRLCEKLKKPPYVCNDCPQIRNCSHDFYFYRANYANDIYSETKSSSRSGINQTPESLEQLDRLVSPLLLQGQPLSHIFASNQESVPCSIRTLYNYIDQGYFTAINLDLPRKVRYKKRRQVRREPDNTGYRKDRSYQDFERYLEKFPDTNVVELDVVEGAGGKSEQVLLTMLFRNCSLMLIFLMEADRKDNVQDVFQRIYTHLGAELYRKLFPVILTDNGASFKDPAIFERPEGELLSRVFYCDPMASWQKGRLEKNHEFIRYIIPKGTTFAGLDQEQVTLITNHINSVARASLNGCTPFELALLLIDRKLLDLCQLERIPANQVILKPSLLKK